A genomic window from Salvia miltiorrhiza cultivar Shanhuang (shh) chromosome 5, IMPLAD_Smil_shh, whole genome shotgun sequence includes:
- the LOC131025148 gene encoding PLASMODESMATA CALLOSE-BINDING PROTEIN 2-like codes for MAALVLGFVIYLALAAPSDAAYCLCNAGVSDAVLQKNIDYACGNGADCSAILQNGACFNPNTVKDHCNYAVNSYYQRRSQNGGSCDFQGSASVSQTGPTGVASACVYQASPSTGGGTTTPTSGGGATTIPGGSFGPTGSTGFGTTDNGASVTLSSLAMLVVSLFLSLVISRFI; via the exons ATGGCTGCTTTGGTGTTGGGCTTTGTGATTTACTTAGCCTTGGCTGCTCCTTCAG ATGCAGCCTACTGCCTGTGCAACGCAGGGGTGAGCGACGCCGTTTTGCAGAAGAACATCGATTACGCGTGCGGAAACGGAGCAGATTGCTCAGCAATCCTCCAAAATGGGGCGTGTTTCAATCCAAACACCGTCAAAGATCACTGCAATTACGCCGTCAATAGCTATTATCAGAGGAGATCCCAAAACGGTGGAAGCTGTGATTTTCAAGGATCTGCTTCCGTTTCCCAAACTGGCCCCACCG GTGTGGCCAGTGCATGCGTGTACCAGGCTAGCCCCAG CACCGGCGGCGGCACTACGACTCCGACATCCGGTGGCGGCGCCACCACTATCCCCGGCGGGAGCTTCGGCCCGACGGGAAGCACCGGTTTCGGCACCACCGACAACGGTGCTAGTGTGACACTCAGCAGTTTGGCAATGCTTGTTGTGTCTCTCTTCCTATCTCTTGTAATATCTAGGTTTATTTAG
- the LOC131025149 gene encoding pentatricopeptide repeat-containing protein At1g26460, mitochondrial — translation MAPIGFLAKSRPYIQRQNLKFISTFVHLQAEPQLAEPPASIPPPLPPNPASGSPRYSENWRNPSAALAGDGALVPVGLGFLQQNQASRMQVFAQSLDAESLINQFADWMTTQRWDDMKQLFESWIRSLDRSGKPNTPDVNLYNHYLRANVMSGASTEELLGVLAQMEDYGIAPNSASFNLVLKAMQRSGDMLAAEKLIERMLETGKIHKESLPDNESFDLVIEMLLSKNHIDSALKYVDLTLKSGYMLSMKAFMNCVQRCVTNGRLDTLVSIIERCKKMDQNKSLCPPWRICTYIADVAMQSDNSVLVYYAFEFMAKWIARGEVARPPVFLSVEEGLVVTALGTAGRTYNSALLDGAWAVLKRSLRQTSLPIPETYLAKIYGLANLGNLPKAFGTLREFEAAYGNADREDVEDLFSPFHSLKPLVMACCRDGFSSLDSVYYQLENLSKADPPYKSVTALNCIVLGCANIWDVDRAYQTFTAIEMSFGLTPDIHSYNALICAFGKLGKRDEAVKVFEHFVGQGVKPNATTYSLLVDAHLVKRDPKAALSIVDEMVIAGYEPCKDILKKVRRRCVREMDYESDDKVAAFAKQLNIRMGNEMRRNTLFNLQYRENA, via the exons ATGGCGCCGATCGGGTTTCTGGCGAAGTCGCGGCCTTACATCCAGCGGCAGAACCTCAAATTCATCTCCACATTTGTTCACCTCCAAGCGGAGCCGCAGCTGGCGGAGCCGCCGGCGTCGATTCCGCCGCCGCTCCCGCCGAACCCCGCCTCCGGCAGTCCGCGCTACAGTGAGAACTGGCGGAATCCGTCCGCCGCTCTGGCGGGAGACGGCGCGCTCGTCCCCGTCGGATTAGGGTTTTTGCAGCAGAATCAGGCATCGCGAATGCAGGTGTTCGCTCAATCGCTTGATGCGGAGAGTCTGATTAATCAGTTCGCGGATTGGATGACGACGCAGCGCTGGGACGACATGAAGCAGCTCTTTGAGTCGTGGATTAGGTCGTTGGATAGGAGTGGGAAGCCCAATACGCCTGATGTTAATCTTTATAATCATTATTTGCGTGCGAATGTGATGAGTGGGGCATCTACCGAGGAATTGCTTGGTGTTTTGGCGCAGATGGAAGATTACGGGATCGCGCCAAATTCTGCTTCGTTTAATCTTGTGCTCAAGGCAATGCAGAGGAGTGGTGACATGCTCGCTGCTGAGAAATTGATTGAAAG GATGCTTGAGACCGGAAAAATACATAAGGAATCTTTGCCTGATAACGAATCATTTGATTTAGTTATTGAGATGCTACTCTCAAAAAACCACATTGATTCTGCCCTGAAGTACGTAGATCTAACATTGAAATCTGGGTATATGTTATCTATGAAAGCATTCATGAATTGTGTGCAACGTTGTGTTACTAATGGGAGGCTGGATACATTGGTCTCAATTATTGAGAGATGCAAG AAAATGGATCAAAACAAATCCTTGTGTCCTCCTTGGCGCATATGCACTTATATTGCTGATGTCGCAATGCAATCAGATAACAGTGTGCTCGTTTATTATGCTTTTGAGTTCATGGCCAAATGGATTGCACGAGGGGAGGTTGCAAGGCCTCCTGTTTTTCTTTCTGTAGAAGAAGGATTAGTTGTGACAGCCCTAGGCACTGCTGGTAGAACTTACAATTCTGCACTCCTGGATGGTGCATGGGCTGTCCTTAAGCGTTCATTACGCCAAACTAGCCTTCCCATTCCTGAAACATACCTGGCGAAAATATATGGACTTGCTAATTTAGGGAACCTGCCAAAGGCTTTTGGTACTCTTCGTGAATTTGAGGCAGCATATGGAAATGCTGATCGTGAAGACGTAGAGGACCTGTTCTCTCCTTTTCATTCTTTAAAACCTCTGGTTATGGCATGCTGCAGAGATGGATTTTCGAGTTTAGATTCA GTTTATTATCAGCTGGAGAATTTAAGTAAAGCTGACCCTCCATACAAGTCTGTTACTGCTCTCAATTGTATTGTTCTTGGCTGTGCAAATATATGGGATGTTGATCGTGCCTACCAGACATTTACTGCCATTGAGATGTCTTTCGGACTGACCCCAGACATTCATTCATACAATGCCCTGATTTGTGCTTTTGGGAAGCTTGGCAAG AGAGATGAAGCTGTAAAAGTATTTGAGCACTTTGTTGGACAAGGTGTGAAACCAAATGCTACTACGTATTCACTGCTTGTTGATGCTCATCTTGTTAAGCGGGATCCAAAAGCTGCGCTCTCTATTGTGGATGAAATG GTCATTGCAGGGTATGAGCCATGCAAGGATATACTAAAAAAGGTCCGAAGGCGTTGTGTCCGAGAGATGGATTATGAATCTGACGACAAGGTGGCAGCCTTTGCAAAACAGCTCAACATTAGAATGGGAAATGAGATGCGCAGAAATACACTCTTTAATCTTCAATACAGAGAGAACGCGTAA